One genomic window of Cannabis sativa cultivar Pink pepper isolate KNU-18-1 chromosome 2, ASM2916894v1, whole genome shotgun sequence includes the following:
- the LOC115720389 gene encoding flowering-promoting factor 1-like protein 1: MSGVWLFGKNGVTRLISYPTRESFEQKEPPFPPGTATAPGARPRVLVYLPDNQVIRSYAELEVRLGELGWTRYHNSNRPDLLQFHRSHASAHLISLPSDFAKLKPLHMYDIVVKNRSFFQVRDSPPATSS, from the coding sequence ATGTCCGGCGTATGGTTGTTCGGCAAAAACGGCGTCACACGGCTTATAAGCTACCCAACGAGGGAATCATTCGAGCAAAAAGAGCCACCTTTTCCACCAGGGACAGCCACCGCTCCCGGCGCTCGGCCACGTGTCCTGGTCTACCTTCCAGACAACCAAGTAATCCGCTCCTACGCCGAACTGGAGGTTAGACTCGGAGAACTCGGTTGGACTCGTTACCACAACTCAAACAGACCGGACCTCCTCCAATTCCACCGCTCCCACGCCTCTGCTCACCTCATATCTTTGCCTAGCGATTTCGCCAAGCTCAAGCCTCTTCACATGTATGATATCGTCGTCAAAAATAGGTCTTTCTTTCAAGTTCGGGACTCACCACCGGCCACTTCATCATaa